The genomic region AAGAGAATTGTCGTGACAACTTATATATAGGGAAGATTCCTTGACTATTTGAATGAAGATTCTAAACTAAAAAGGTAAGTACTCGGAGTAGAATATGGCCACAATTTGCCATCCTTTTGGTCAAATTGAGCTCTATTCAGCAGCAAAATTTGAGGGGGAAAAAAGGCTAAGGTCATCCAATTGACTCAGTAAAACTTCAAAAGAGTAAAACGCACCTTTGGGAGCTCTGAGATGGAGCCCAGAGGTAGCAAATAACACAGAGTAGTGCAAATGAAAGAATGTCCCAGAAAGCTGTGATGATCCAAGCACTTTGCCACCTCTCATTGAATGGATCTGTTGCTTTGAAGTATACCTGTCGTACCAAATAAATCAGATCTGTGATAAATTGAACCCATTGTATCTTACTGACGGCTAGATGCCAGCTTTAAGTACAACTCGTAATACTTCACTTGAAACACAAATCTTTGTCATTTATCTGCAATAACATAGCAAGAGACACTAAGAAAGAAACCAAAATCTAAACGAAATATACCTCAAAAGTTATCCATGCGACCGAAGCAATCACTGCCACAGCTAGTGCATTTGAGAATTTCCTATAGAGGTCCAGCTTTGCTGATATTCTCTTTACCTGGATGAGAAAACTACTGTCAGTCATTGAAACTTGTACCGAATGAAAGAGCAAAGTGAGAACATAAAATCATGATAAAGAATGAGTGCAGTTATTATAATGGAGAAACTTAAGATCACCAATCACTAAagcataaagaaaaaagaagagaacacAAATACCTGTAACTGCTCTAGTGTTTTTGAAAGAGATGTAAAGATCCACAATATCAAAAACGCATCCAGGAATGCATCAGGAAGGACTAGGAAGAGTCTTGCTCTTCCTGATATGTCATTGATGGTCCCTACATACTCAGTAATGTCCAGCAATTCAGCGGCCAGAAAATAAGTAGCTCCAAGAAGAAGCACCTTTGAAGTAAGGCCACCTAAAGTTGGACGTACAACACCATAACCCATCGAAACAGAAAGAATGAGAAGTCGAGAAAGTGTTTTTCTTATTGCTCCAACTGTCACAACCCAAGTTGTAATTACAACAGGCCTCATTCctgtactgttaaaattagaaTAGTCGAAATACCAcaatatcatttcaaacaaaccGAGACCAATGACAGCAGTGATACAGTGCTGAAGTAGCAGGATATCTTTCCAAAACCTCACGTACTGTGAGAACCAAATGGCACTAAGCAACAAATAGGCAATCATCATGAAAACATAAAACTTCTTCAATGGTGCCATTCTCCCAGGTAAATAACCATCAGGATTCTTCCACACGGTCTTCCCACTCATTGTTGTTCCCTTTAGCTTCGGATCACATGCtatgaaaaacaaattataCATCCCCGTTTTCATGATGGGGACCTTAGCATTGTCCATACTTGTTGACAAGTCGTTCCCACCAAAATATATGTTCAGAACCATAGGCCATTTACTATCTGTTGAGGAAGGTATCCGAATGACTTCGCCTTGCTTGCACCCTTCCAGCTTAGCAAGATCAGGGGTACAACATATCGATCTCTGTCCACCATAAGCTGAACCACCTATATTATTTCTATCAGCAGCCTCGAAAATCACAGCTTGTATCAACCCGGTACCATGTTCCTTGTCGGACTGTTCATCTGCAGCAGCCTGAGTCCTCCAGAATGTGATATTctcaaatctaaaaaaataaataaaatacgtTTAAGGCTTAAAATTCATCACCAAGAAACTGGTTTCCTTATGAATAGACATAACTGTTTTAAATCCATGGCCACATAAGATCATGAGAAAACagcattaattatatatttggaGAAATGATAATAGCGTAGAAAACTCGGATCTGCTCAAATAATCATTTCCATTTGAGTATGCAATTAATaatcagtaaaaaaaaaagggaaaaatatgtttctggattttttttcaaaattaaatcatccgACAATgatcataaatataaataaacctaAGCATTAACTACTTCCTAACAGATCTAATccacataaataaaacaacgCCATATTCTTCACTTAAAACTCTAATGCActgagtttaaaataaaagaaacgatttaaaactttcaaaaaaaacataatGTATCTTTAATGTTACCGGATAAAAGAGCGGCCATCGGAAACGGAGTTGTCGGAGGAACGAGAAGCAGCGAGGCCTTCACTGCCGCCAGGGAGAAGATAAGCATTTCCGACTTCATTGAAGAGTTGGTTTTGGTAAATGTGGATGGAGGCGTTGATGGTTGTTAATGCGGTTGATAATAGAAGGAAGATAGATATTAGATATGCGGAATCCATGGCTAGGAAATTGGGGGAATAGCCTTAGGCTCTAACCAGATCCAGAGAGTAGATCGGCGAATTTGAAGGGAAAGCAGAGTGAGTAAGATTGAAGCAATGGTTAAATCAAAGAAGCAAGCACACCGTCACTGTCGGTGAGCGGGAAGTACAGTTACGCGCCCTATACGCGCGGCTCCGTGGCTGTACTACCACCAACCTATCAAATGTGACAATAacattttggttaaaatattagtttggttatattaaatatatatattagtttggtattttaatatttttacaaatttaaatgcTTTGAAGCATGAGACTCAAGCATTTGTGAAGGTAAAGAAAAGTGTCAAACAATGAGTTAATGAAATTAAGACTAATGACATTGTtatcgattgagtcttaatacGATTAGTATgagtattattgttaatataagaGGACGTGGATTCGAGTTCACTAAAAcacattatccttctatttatgggttggagaggggttatgggtagttctatacattatgtaaaaaaaacagatataatcagaatatataatgagattatttaaaaagaattaatgaCATTATTAGCGAAGTAATTAATATCCTTTCTATACTTTCACACTAAATTAGGATATATCTGCTTATGGGTGGGGTCACTTATCACTTATCTAGGCTCAAAGGTCTGTTCGAAAAATAAGAGGGTTTGAAAAAATATGAgacccgaaaaatgggcttgagtTAAATTTAAGATTTGTTTCTTACATGGGTTGGGCCTTGGACAAGATTTTTTAGCCCAAGCTCAGTCTGGCTTGACCCGAatgtattatgttataaaaatattatattaattatagaggttaaataataaatatatatatttatattaaaccaCTAACCTAATAATAGTTCAATGCAttacccaaaacctaaaaaaaatttgtccaaCTAAATAActcaacccaaaatataaaatttaaaaaacatatttaatacaataaaatatttgttatatttatggtagtggtttttaatataaatactttttaatgtatttttaatttgttagaaaaattttattttaacgttttttagtgcatttagtgtattatatttaaaaaaattatttttaaatataaaacttgtCGAAAccgatttttgaaaaaaaattagttgtcgacttttaaaaaacgaaaattggagtcgccactgatctttgattgaggtgtgatcggctcaccctAAAAACAATtctggtctacgaaatttgagaaaataggttcgggagtcagtaaCGCACGAGGAATggttagcaccctcgcaacGCCAAAAAATTGATACCGAATTTGATTGTATAATGTCTTggtgttgaaaatttgaaaagattttaaaagaaaacttttaactcgtgaatgaatcaaaataataaaacattcttatttcaaagaaataaaacatcacacccagtgagttagggca from Gossypium raimondii isolate GPD5lz chromosome 1, ASM2569854v1, whole genome shotgun sequence harbors:
- the LOC105786017 gene encoding uncharacterized protein LOC105786017; its protein translation is MDSAYLISIFLLLSTALTTINASIHIYQNQLFNEVGNAYLLPGGSEGLAASRSSDNSVSDGRSFIRFENITFWRTQAAADEQSDKEHGTGLIQAVIFEAADRNNIGGSAYGGQRSICCTPDLAKLEGCKQGEVIRIPSSTDSKWPMVLNIYFGGNDLSTSMDNAKVPIMKTGMYNLFFIACDPKLKGTTMSGKTVWKNPDGYLPGRMAPLKKFYVFMMIAYLLLSAIWFSQYVRFWKDILLLQHCITAVIGLGLFEMILWYFDYSNFNSTGMRPVVITTWVVTVGAIRKTLSRLLILSVSMGYGVVRPTLGGLTSKVLLLGATYFLAAELLDITEYVGTINDISGRARLFLVLPDAFLDAFLILWIFTSLSKTLEQLQVKRISAKLDLYRKFSNALAVAVIASVAWITFEVYFKATDPFNERWQSAWIITAFWDILSFALLCVICYLWAPSQSSQRYAYSEDVKDEFDDEEAQSLTRGQSDGDVNLVKQERNNGNAGVSDPEDDSEEDKRE